TTGTCACTGAAGACATGGTCGGACACAAGCTGGGAGAATTTTCGCTGACCAGAAAGTTTACGAAGCATGGCGGAAAGATGCAGAAGGAACAAGAAAAGGAAGCGGCAGACAAGGAAGCGGCAAAAGGAAAGGCAACAACAGCAGCGGCTCCGGCGGCAAAATAATTTATAAACCTGTTTAAATATAATATATGGAAGTTAAAGCACAATTAAATCAGTTGAGAATGGCTCCAAGAAAGGTGAGATTAGTTGCTAATCTCATCAAGGGTTTGCACGTCGAAGATGCGAGGGTTCAGCTTGAGCTTATGACCAAGAAATCATCGGATCCAATGTTGAAGCTTTTGAATTCGGCAGTGGCAAATGCGAAAAATAATCATAAATTGGACGAAAGCACATTGTTCGTATCCAAAGTTCTGGTAAATGGCGGACCTACCATCAAGAGATGGTTTCCGAGGGCGATGGGACGGGCATTTCCGATCAAAAAAAGAACATGCAGCATAGTTCTTGTGCTTTCCGAATTGGAAGGGGAAAAGCCGAAAAAGAACAGGAAGGTAAAAGCTGAAAAGACGAAAAACGCGGCGCACAGAAAGTCACAGGAAAAGAAGGTTCCGGCAGCAGCGGATAAAAAGCATCATCATGAAATTAAGGCTGAGCAGGAGAGCAGGCATGAGAAAAAAACCAGAAAAAGCGCCGAGGCCAAAAATGAAAAAAAGTAGGGATTTGGAATAATATTAATCAAACTATAAATCACTAAAAACTATGGGTCATAAAATAAATCCATTTTTACATAGGCTGGGAATCATGAGGGACTGGAAGTCCAGATGGTTCAATATGAAAAAATACAGGCAGTACCTCAGGAATGATATCGAACTCAGAGAGTTTTTGAATAAAAAGCTGGAGAAAGCGGCGGTGGATGATATAATCATTGAAAGATCGGCAAACAGCGTGACCGTTAACATATCATCGGCT
The DNA window shown above is from Candidatus Paceibacterota bacterium and carries:
- a CDS encoding ribosomal protein S19 family protein, giving the protein VTEDMVGHKLGEFSLTRKFTKHGGKMQKEQEKEAADKEAAKGKATTAAAPAAK
- the rplV gene encoding 50S ribosomal protein L22, whose product is MEVKAQLNQLRMAPRKVRLVANLIKGLHVEDARVQLELMTKKSSDPMLKLLNSAVANAKNNHKLDESTLFVSKVLVNGGPTIKRWFPRAMGRAFPIKKRTCSIVLVLSELEGEKPKKNRKVKAEKTKNAAHRKSQEKKVPAAADKKHHHEIKAEQESRHEKKTRKSAEAKNEKK